The DNA segment TGGATACTCCAACACAgctaatgtaaaaaatataggaCACTACTACACCAATATTTCAATAAATGAAGTTAAATATAGGCAACTTAACAAAAGGTCTAAAATGATGATCGATATATGTATATTCTTGTGTATTCACCTTTGTACGATAATGCACCTCATAAAAACATactaaaaatattcatataatattttaagttgAATTCTCTAAATGTTTGAATATAAATAATCTTTCATAATACTAGACTCCTTGAAACGTCCATCCATATGGAAGTGTTAGCTTAAGTGTCCAAACCATATAGAAGTGTTGGTTCAAGTttccaaacaaataaaaatatttctttcaagTGGACACCTGATGAGGAGTGTCCAACTCCAGCTTGTATCATTAGTTGTGACAAGTATTGAAGAGTATTTGGTTAAGGGTTAACTTGTATAAGTTGTATTACTCCAGTATTGGACCTagattattagtataaatacGTATTATGAGTTAGTATCTAACAaacaatttatcaaaaatactctttgtttcaacatcccaaataTTCATAAACACAGCTCTATAGAACAAAAGGATTACAATAAGATTCaactcaaaattatttattggtaGCAGAAACTTTACCTTTGAGTAAAATAGAGAATGGAGGTAATATAGGAGGATTGCGAGTCtgcattaaaaacaaaaaatagatttacataaataggaaaataaaacaataatcaaaGCATCCTTAAACTTAAAGTGCTATTTGGGaattatataatcattttaGCATCAAAATCGAGACTCAAAATATCCAGATTATTTTTATCCAAGCAAGAATTGTTCTTACCACGCAAAATTTTAACATTCCCAATAAATGGTTAAATTCCATAATATTATtgaatagaagaaaaataaaagtagttTGGGATAGTGTTTGGGACCCACGAGAGAGAAATGGGAAATTGATAGAAATAAAGGAAATGAAGAATTGTATTGCTTGATTGAGAATAAGAGAGACTTCTTGTCCAAGGGTTTCCCTTTCCCACATGGTTCCTCTTTATTACCAACTTTTTTATTCTCTGAATGAATCTATTCCTTCTTATTTCCCCTGTTTATTTAACAATTGTCCCATAAACTAATTGCTCTAACTATTCATAACTATTTTAGACAATTAATTATAcacttaacataaaaaaatagcaatggattttgtttatattttattatataagaacataaaaaaatattgatgtaaaATATGCGAATCAAAATTATCAAACATTCATAATACTTCTCATATTCTTCAAAATACTAAGATAATTCCCTTAACAAAAAAACTTCCCTAccttacaaattaaatatatttgatgtCCATTTCTTGATCTGTTAGAATGAGGGGAAGCTAGAAGAACAGTTAGTTAGAGGGGGTTCATGTGATAAATAAGTAGTAGGATGTAATGGAAGGCAATTCATTCTGTATTGTTAGCATTTGAGAATTGAGCAGGTGCTTAATTGTGGAAGGGGAAACCCTTTGTGGAAGGGAGACCCTTGGAGGAGATCCCACTCTTAttttatgttcttttctttcaattaataacatttttttccttttctctattttaatttgGGTTCCCAACAGACCAACATGCCAGAACCAAATTCCAGGGAGAAGAAACCGCTGGATACAAAATTGAGGGAAAGGAAACTGCCAGATTTCTTATAGAGAGCAAAATGGATGGTTCAGGGCTATTACTTGAAACGGACCATTGATCATGGACATCATTCAAGGTTGTTTGGCATTTCCAACTTCGAAGATTAAGAAAATGTTGCATCACAATCAATGAATTATTTGTGATGAAGGGTGCAAGTGCCACCCTCTAGAGTGCTGACAGAATTACACAGCTTAAACAGATGCTGCAAAAGTTGCTCAAGAACTATGAAATTGATCTCCAGGAAGGAGTAGAAGCACAAGCGGAACAAGCGCTTGCATCAAAATCAACTGTGCAGCAAAATGAAGGCGCTATAATGTCCATAGAAGTATTTGCTATATTTTTTACCTTTCAGATTCCAACATTGAGGACTAGGTTGAAATTCAAGGGGGGTGGTAATGTGGTATTTTTAGGATAAAGGAGAAGGGGGAAAAGTTAGAATGTTAGTTTGTCAGTTAGTTACTTAGAGGAGGTTAGTGTGATAAATAAATAGAAGGATGTAAGGGAAGGGGATTCATTCTGTATGGTTAGCATTTGGGAATTGAACAAGTGCTCAACTATGAAAGAATAAACCCTTTTTGAAGAGGAAACCCTAAGAGGAGAGTACTATCTCCTTTGTTCTGTTTTTAACAGTCAGGAAATACAAACAATCTTTCTTTAGTATTCTCTATTTTCGGATCTGGGTCCCTAACACAGCTCAATGAAAAGCAATTTCACAACCAACTCCAATTCTATTATAAAATGTAATGTTTCCAAAATGATGCGTGCAGCAGTGCACCaaccaaatatttaaaatgtttaataccTGCAAATGAAAAGCGACAAATGATACAATAGAAAAAGAACTCAAAGTTGAATCTTTGGGAGAGTTGATATCATGCACTTTTGCCCAGGATTTCATCTACAATAGGCAGAAATTACATAAGCATGAAAACTAGTTTTAACAATTAATCAGTTAACAGTTTATTTCGCACTTAAAACAGAGAGTAAATCTTGTGCATTATTAATGAGCCCATCAACAAAGAAATATGTGGAAAAATCAGATTttaatgaaatgaatgaaaCCCACTCAAAACTTTAATTGTTAATTCTGGTAGCTTTCTGAGAAATTTAGTTAAACAATTAATCCATACAATATGTCATTCCTTCCATATTCTTCTAAGGCACACCCTTTAGGAGCTATAGATCAGTTATAATGAAAGTTTTCAATTCCTATTATAGATTGGCAATACACAAGGCTTCTCAATTGCTATTGTTGAATTATTAACTAAAAAGAATCCTACATTTACCTCATGGATgtgataatttatcaaaatttcaagATTGCTAGTAATTTTCTATCCACTTTGTTTTCATTTGaatcatttcaaatttattttaaatgaaaacactAACTCAGGAAAAAGGCAAATATGAGCAGTAAAATGCAACCTATActtgaatattaaaataaaacatgcatCATGATacttaaattctttaaaatgtcatcaaaagaacaaaaatatttcaaattaccAGAAAACATAGCTTTCGAAATCTTTCATCTATGTCAGAAATTGCACGGATAATATGGGATTTATTAATGCCATCCCTATTATCAACTGATAAATCACATTCAATACCCGTTCCACTATCAGTAACTTTTATAATCGGTACCCTGGCACTAAATATTAACTGTAAACCAGTAACATGTCCTTTACCTGCAATACATAAATCATTGGCATTATATTTCTAACAAGATCATCAAAACTTCAGAAAATATCAACATGTCAAAGATAATGAATCAATTCCAACATGTCTCAATCATTTTCATCAAGATCATAATAAAGATagtggcaaaaaaatatttttctatcttAAGTCCTTTAAAACCAtgttaaaaccaattaaaaccATGTTGGTCAATTAAGATTcttatttaaaaccaaacatTGTCAGTATAAACATTATCCACTCAGGATAATACTATAAACTAATAGGGCCCAGGCCCATGGGTTAGAAATATAAGAAACAGAGCCTATTCAAGGACATGAGAGACCTAGGGGACTAAAGGTTTATACTAGGAGAAAGGGAGGTGTACAAGTGGGAAGTTAGTTTTTTGGAGTTAATAGCAGAAAATTTGTTAGAGGAGTCACGTATCCAGTAGCTCTTAAGGTGGGTTTGTTGCGAGAAGGGGCTCTAAGCTCTGGGAATCACTGTCAAAATCCTTCCTGGAGAAATGAAATAACACTGTTATTGGTGTTGGTGTTCTCATTCTCTTCGAACTATTTTTTGTGATTTACTGTTtgtgttttaaatttgatttcctatcataaataataatttatttccaCACATTACAAGATAGAATTCATAGAAGTAAATCATACTAAAAATGGAATCAGATCATGCCATTTTTAAGAATAAGATTTTCACCTGGGAAAAACATATATTACAGTGTTCAACACTTAGTAGGAAAAAGCTTAGCTGTTGTTGCAGTGTTTAGCATGTTAAATTTGATAGCTCAAGGGTTCAAGTCATGCCAAAATGTAGATTAATTATGCCCTAGTTTATGGTTACCACATAAAAAGTTATCAACACATTATCATACAATATAGTTAAATTACAGATATGGTACTACGGTATGATGGGCTTCCAGCAAAATGCCATTTTATGGTTATAGAGTTGAGGTTTTGCCATCGATGCCTATAGAAGGTACTTTTTCTATAGCAATTATGGTTGTGACTGAGGATATGGTGGAAAAGTGGCAGTTACTCAACTCTTTTGTGAGCaggaaaaaagaatattttctgaCTGTTCATAGGCCATTCAACGTGCATCAAACAAAGTGTGAACATGAGAACTCCAAAGGTACTCACATCTTCTGCAAACTCAAATCCAACAGTGAAATAAGAACCATTTGATCAAACACCTCCACTTTCTCCAGCAAAGGACACTGCTCTGGTAAACAACAGTTTTGGTTTTCTCAGGTGAACTCTTTGTCAAAATCCctgtttcattttttcattctcttcctccacATTTTCCATCTCAGTTttcttctcctctctctctctatttttcTATATTCTCTGAGATTCTCTTAATCTTCTATTTTGAGTCTCTCTCACTTCCCATGCTTTCTAAGTCTCTCTCTATTCCTCTCTGTTCTGAGTCTGTTCAGTGGTTctcatttttctgtttttctaaTAATGGCTAATCAACACCTACGATCATCACAGATACAGACTTCAATGGATGCTGCTGGATACCAGACATAGCAGAAAATGAAAGACAACAGAGAATGCCAGTTCAAACAGACCACCTATTTGAAGAGTTTACTCTAGGCATAGGCATAGAGTGCAATAACTGGCATGAGGTAGCTATTTTAGGAGTATGGCAGTTATATATTATGTCCGTAATTAGTATAGAGTGCAATAACTACCTTGGGATTATGGCAATTATCATATCAGTAATTTTCACAATGTAGAGTGCAACAATATATGGCAGTTTTAAGGATGTTTTACATTTTAGAATTTAGGAAGTAGAGAGGCAAATTTTCATGCATGTATTCTGATGCTCACGGCAGAAAGTATCTTGTAAGACATTCTATAGGAAATTTATGCTCTGGATTATCCCTGGTGCAGTATTTACTAAACAAAATCAGTGttataattgtttaattttatcagCTGATTGGAATGACCCAAGGTGGAAATATTACCAGTATACCTTTTACACATACAAAgtatacataatttttaatatagctGCCAGCCTGCCACGCTTTTGCTATAACCTACCAGTTCATTCGCCATATTTTTATGGTGAATGTTTGGTCTCCCGCCATCCATCATTGATTACATTGTTGTCATATCTATACTACATCTACATATTGCCACTTTCATATATTTATGATCTTAGAGAAGCTGATGGTTTTTctcacaaataattttatctgcTACTATCATTGCACCTCTAAGATGCATTGAGATTCCCATATATGCCAAAACATTCTATACCGACAAGCCACAGCAGCCTTGCCACCATTTAATTAATGGTTCGGGATACAATACAAGCCACGTGATTCATTTCCCACACTCAAAAAGATTAGCAGAAgaacaaaaaattgatttatggtGAAAAGAAACTTACTTTGAATTGACTGTAATTTCTTATTAAACCTGTAAAGGGCTGAAATCTTCTTCTGCCGAGAAACTTCAATTGAATTATTGAAATTGAGAGATAAGTCAATATCACTTTTTCCATCAAACATATCCATTACAAATGATCCATACTCCTCCACAACAGGGGAGCCATCACCATTccctaataaaaaaagattaaacaaaAGCACCTGTTAAAAAGGGAATAAGCTAAAATATGAACTAAAATTGAAACAGTGTCCAACAACAGAAGAACAGGAGATGAATGATGATACACCAGAAGTGATAAAAGAAGGTCTAAAAGGTTTTTGGTTTTGAAACATggggattttcttttttggggAAAAAGGGATTGatataatacaaatatattttaactatctgtttcagaaaataattggtAATGCCGAAATAATTAATGTGCAAGAAACATCAATTTAACCGTTCTCTGACATTCTTGAATATTAAACTCCGATGCAAAAAATGCTTCTTTACCAAAAGAAATGTCTACAATAAGAATGCATAAACAGAACAAATGAgtccaaattaatcaaaatggAAGAGAAATCATGGCCATAGGATGATTGATAATTGCCTTTCAAACTTTGTTTTTGTGGGCAATTATTCCTTCTTATTAGTGCATTTTGTGTAAATACTTGTGTTTGTGAATAAAAGTGTAATAAActgttattagaaaataaaaatagaatttttcatgtttttgtgtgAGAAAGTTGTTACAAAGGCTCATTTGTAGAAAAGCTACAGGAGGAGTTGAAGATCCAATTTCGCTACAATGAGAAGATTTCGCCACAGCAAAATAGGACCAAGTGAAGAAATGTGAAGATTTCCCCACAGAGAATCCTATCCTGAAGAACAAGTGCAATTAGTGGAAATTCGGCATGGCAAAAAGAGGTTCAGAAGGAGGAAGATTCAGTGGAAGTGTCCATagcagaaaaaaataacaacacaaCTGGGCAGCTTCTATACAAGGACTTGTAACACACAGATTAGGgacctttttttgttatttttttcatttcactttTGTAGGAAATAAGATCCAGAACCACGTtctctcatttttctcttccatTCTCCATCATTGTTCTTCATCATTCATTCATGGATTCCACTGCAATGTTCAACTAAACCATTTGTTGCTGGAATAAACGAAGTATTCTTCAGAGTATGTGACTgaaattcttcttctcttctcaaTTCACAATCCTTTTCTACTTCTATGCTTCATGATTATGCTTAGGCTTGATCAACCTAAACTAATGGAATTGAATTGTGTTGGAAAACAGGTTTGATTCTAGATCAGAAGTAGGAATGTGTATGAATCTATTGCTAGGAATAGATTAGGTTTGTGCATTGCAAAGACTCTCTGAACTTGTTCTAATTTCTAAGTTAGGTTACCTAAGGGATTAGGAATCTAATTTAGGGATTAAGGTCAATTACCTAAGGAATTAGGATTTGATTACATGAGAATGAGTCTTGGTCACTTGAATTTGAGATTGAGATTGAGAGATTCGGTCATAAACAATTAATGATACTGAGTTTGATCCAGCAACATCGCTCTCCATTGTTTTCCCCTGTTTTTGCGCTCATTCTGTTTTGAAAACCCACAAACAATTTACTTTCACGATAGCGATTTGTGGTTTCGCTACAGCAAAAgcttttatttgaaaaactgaaaatattGTTATTTCACCACAGCGAATTGACAACTCACTGCAGCAAAACTGCTTCCAGATtctgttttccttttattttagataaaattcatttttcaattaccTAAATAATATACAAGTCTCTGTGGATACGATAACTCAAtactttgtttctttactacAGTTAGATTAGGTTCACTTGCCTACACATAGTGTCTAATGCACAGAACAATGATCCAAAGAAAAAGAACTACTTAGCTTTTGATTGAGTTGCTTCTATAGTAAAAAATACTGAATGAGGGGAAACAGAACTCTACAACTATAGTTTTCAATCTCGGATAACAGTGAGTAGTGGGCAACCACAGAGATGCTATAGGGGGATAACACATAGTTGGATGCAGGGAGGGATCCAAAAATCTATTGAAGGGGGACTGAATTCTTTTTCTTAGTTGGATGGCCACTATTAGctattctgattttttttttataaagattaaattttttttttatacaatatacatataaaaatgctagaaaactaaaaaaaataaatcaaaattcacGACATATTCATAATTAGCAATAAAAAGCCTTAGGTCTTAAGTAAAACATACAAATAAATAGCAACAAAAGTAAAGGAAACCAAAAAAATTCCAAAGACATgtttatattcaaattcaaatacaaGACATCTTAGACATTCAATAAAAAGTAAGGGTGGGTAATgcacagaaaaggaaaagggaagGTTAAGGGTTCAAAGTTCATACCAGATAAAAGAATGGATGGTGGGTATCACCAAAAATACTGCAGAAGATGGGTGGGTGTTGATCACACAAAAGTGAAAAGGGTGGACGGGTATTAGCACAGTGTGGGTGACGAACAGTAGAGAGAAGCATGGGAGACTAAATCTAATTAGGGTTTTTTAAGATTGATAGCAATACACTCTTTTAaacatttctttattatttgctAAAATTTATTGGCAATCAAAAAATTGTGAAGGTCCCACTCTTATTTAATGAGTCTCGATTCTGGATTTTGTAGTTATCAATAGATTTTAATCAATAGTAGAATGTGTTCCAAAGAAAGTGTTAGAGAGTATGTTGCcagcaattatttttttaattctataaaGGGAGAGGGAAATCTCAACTTTGACCTTAAAATGCCCCCCAAAAGAAAGTTGTTTCAAAGGGAAAAATGAGTTTGCAAAATGCCTCACTAGTGTTGCAGAAGGCCACTACTGCATCCACAAGGACCACAACGGCCTTTATTGAAAATGAGCCGCTATGGAAACTTTACAGCAGCCAATGGCCATTACACACTGCTATGAAGCTATAGcacactatttttttatcagcaaatgctagttgttagtttttgttagtagAGCATTCAAACCCACGACCTCTCTCCCTTCTCTTCTCCCTTCACCACCAAGCCAACAAGCTATAGCCTACTATCTATTGATAACTATGTCTACAACAAGTAAAAGAATTGGAAACTAAATAATTAGTGCCATTACATCCAATCATGTGGGCATCTTGCTCATTTACATTCTCATCAATGCAATTTTtcagtataatttattttcaggaagaatggaACAAAAGATTACCATATATTTCCTTTGTCATCGTATTGAAGATGTGAACCAAATCTCTTCTATTGTCATAATCAAGTGGTGTTGGACACTGTCTGATAAAGGTATCACAAAGGAGTCTGTCTAGATCAATGACATGTGCAGAAGAGAAGTTAATCTTGGCTAATATGTCTGACTCAAGCTTCTTTGCCATCTTAATAAGGTCTGGCATAGCAGATAAAGAATTAAGTCATTACTTCAACAATTAATGCAGTATTTGCCCATATATTTGaaacacaaataataaatatagggGAATAAAGCATCATGGAAAAGTAATTTCTTCAATCCTTTGATTCTGTCTAAAACAAGTggggagagaaaaagaaaggagaagatttaAATGATTCTTActgaacttttaattttttttctatcaatagTAAAAGGAAACAGAACATGATAATGGTAGAATACATTCTCTGCATGCGCACACACAAAGGATATGACCAAGCCCAAAATCAAGGGATGCTTGACAGTGTAGTTCTGATGGGTAAAGGAAGAACAGTATGACTATTTGGTTGAAGAAAacgttttctattttcatttttaattacaaaaatttcaccttgttggcaatttgttttctattttcagaaGTTTGTATAGGAAAtagtaaagaacagaaaatgaaaacaataaaaagttgttttttaCTGTTTCTCATACAAACTTatgaaaaccaaaaacaaagtgAAAACAAGGTGGCatttgtataataaaaaatgaaacctgAGAAAACAACAAACATTTTCTCAAACTAAATGGCCCCTAAAATTGTTGTTTCTAAATAAGTATTCTCTAATTCGATAgccttttaaaacaataaaaaaaaatatcgatTGATAGAAATTTAATGTCCTAacttaatgtttgtttttataaacgTAATATactttttgaatttaaaaaaattcctattatcctttttctccaagaccCAACTTTCAAACAGATACAAGGCGATAGGTTTGAAAAGGCGTTACGTTCAGTTGAGAGCCAATCCTTTGTTAGTGTACAATTCAGTTAAACACGCACTTGAAAGTGGGATTCAAgtaaaacaaacacacacaaagATTCCTGCAGTTGGCACCACAACCACGCGCATGCAAGTCATCCCTCTCTTGTATCCTCTTCTTCTCATTTCATATCCCACTTTCGAATTTGGGTTTAACTGAATGCTACATTCACAAAGGATTGAAGCTCAACTGAACGTAATAACAATTCAAACCCGTTGCCTTGTATCTGCTTGGAAGTTGGGTCATGGAGAGAAAGGAAAcgaggataatttttttagattatatattatgtttataaaaacaaacaaaaagttaGGACATTAAATTCATGCCTGGCCGGAGCATAACACATACCTTTGTATACTGCTCCAAAACCTATTGGTGTCTGTGAGATTATGTTTGATATTATTCCtgatattgtatttattattagaatattCTATTTCCTATTAATCAGTAATTGATTGATCTTGTAATcaatattgattttcttttccatATTATAAATAGCATGAGGTGTGGTCTACATTGACACACAACATTACACAGTAAAACACTGTCATAGTGTCAATCCTAATTTCTCCCCAATCCTTTGTGAGTGTAGCACTCAATTAAACATGCATTCGCAAGTGGGATTCAAgtaaaacaaacacacacaaagGTTACTGCAGTTTGCACCATAACCACCCGCAAGTCATCCCTCCCTTGTATCCTCTTCTTCTCATTTCATATCCCACTTTCGAATGTGTGTTTAACTGAATGCTAAATCACCAAGGATTGGCGCTCAACTGAAGTAATGCCTATTCAAACCCGCTGCCATGTatcattttggaagttgggtctTAGAGAGAAAGTAAACGaggacaattttttaaaaattaaaaaagtatattattatgtttataataacaaacaaaaagtcAGGACATTGACGAAACACATCCCATTGTATACTGGTCCAAGTCCAAAACCTATTGGTGTCAACCCTAATTCTCCCCAAGAATAAAACTACTTAAAATGAAATGATACCAATTACTAACGCCCTTTCAATTTCCCCAATGACTACCTAACATGGTTTTAAACTGTCGAAAGTGCGCAACTGCAGTTAAAACCATGATGATAA comes from the Glycine soja cultivar W05 chromosome 6, ASM419377v2, whole genome shotgun sequence genome and includes:
- the LOC114415855 gene encoding protein HESO1-like isoform X2 — its product is MYWCPKQNSPKGRSERENHFFHFKPLCPLSAHRFLSWFREVKMESEDSFSDLIKMAKKLESDILAKINFSSAHVIDLDRLLCDTFIRQCPTPLDYDNRRDLVHIFNTMTKEIYGNGDGSPVVEEYGSFVMDMFDGKSDIDLSLNFNNSIEVSRQKKISALYRFNKKLQSIQSKGHVTGLQLIFSARVPIIKVTDSGTGIECDLSVDNRDGINKSHIIRAISDIDERFRKLCFLMKSWAKVHDINSPKDSTLSSFSIVSFVAFHLQTRNPPILPPFSILLKEGDNPAYVAKVVETYFNYGKQNKESLAMLFITLLVKLASVENLWQKGFCASLYEGSWILKSWLKIS
- the LOC114415855 gene encoding protein HESO1-like isoform X3; this encodes MYWCPKQNSPKGRSERENHFFHFKPLCPLSAHRFLSWFREVKMESEDSFSGNGDGSPVVEEYGSFVMDMFDGKSDIDLSLNFNNSIEVSRQKKISALYRFNKKLQSIQSKGHVTGLQLIFSARVPIIKVTDSGTGIECDLSVDNRDGINKSHIIRAISDIDERFRKLCFLMKSWAKVHDINSPKDSTLSSFSIVSFVAFHLQTRNPPILPPFSILLKEGDNPAYVAKVVETYFNYGKQNKESLAMLFITLLVKLASVENLWQKGFCASLYEGSWILKSWKCSYSMSVEDFIDRSQNVARAVRKKVKFNLWMYP
- the LOC114415855 gene encoding protein HESO1-like isoform X1, translating into MYWCPKQNSPKGRSERENHFFHFKPLCPLSAHRFLSWFREVKMESEDSFSDLIKMAKKLESDILAKINFSSAHVIDLDRLLCDTFIRQCPTPLDYDNRRDLVHIFNTMTKEIYGNGDGSPVVEEYGSFVMDMFDGKSDIDLSLNFNNSIEVSRQKKISALYRFNKKLQSIQSKGHVTGLQLIFSARVPIIKVTDSGTGIECDLSVDNRDGINKSHIIRAISDIDERFRKLCFLMKSWAKVHDINSPKDSTLSSFSIVSFVAFHLQTRNPPILPPFSILLKEGDNPAYVAKVVETYFNYGKQNKESLAMLFITLLVKLASVENLWQKGFCASLYEGSWILKSWKCSYSMSVEDFIDRSQNVARAVRKKVKFNLWMYP